Proteins encoded together in one Spartinivicinus poritis window:
- the ribA gene encoding GTP cyclohydrolase II: MSVSFVASSKLPTPFGVFDMHGFMDELTGKEHVALTMGNVSDGEPVLARVHSECLTGDALFSLRCDCGAQLQAALKAIAEASRGVILYLRQEGRGIGLLNKIKAYHLQDGGADTVEANEQLGFAADLRRYDMCQPMLEYLGIGSLCLMTNNPAKVAALEKAGLNIIERKPIETGRNPHNERYLLTKADKMGHWITPPET; this comes from the coding sequence GTGTCGGTATCATTTGTTGCTTCATCAAAGCTTCCCACCCCTTTTGGTGTGTTCGATATGCACGGCTTTATGGATGAGCTGACCGGTAAAGAGCATGTTGCATTAACAATGGGCAATGTGAGTGATGGTGAGCCAGTATTAGCGCGTGTTCATTCTGAGTGTTTGACAGGTGATGCATTATTTAGTTTGCGCTGTGACTGTGGAGCTCAGCTTCAAGCCGCATTAAAGGCAATCGCAGAGGCAAGTCGAGGCGTTATTCTTTATTTGAGACAGGAAGGTCGGGGAATTGGCCTGCTAAATAAGATCAAAGCCTATCACTTACAAGATGGTGGGGCGGATACCGTTGAAGCTAATGAGCAACTTGGCTTTGCAGCAGACTTGCGTCGCTACGATATGTGTCAGCCAATGTTGGAATATTTAGGTATTGGTAGCCTGTGTTTAATGACTAATAATCCAGCGAAAGTAGCCGCACTGGAAAAAGCTGGTTTGAATATTATTGAGCGTAAGCCTATTGAAACGGGCAGAAACCCTCATAACGAACGCTACTTGTTAACTAAAGCCGATAAAATGGGGCACTGGATTACTCCTCCAGAAACCTAA
- a CDS encoding retropepsin-like aspartic protease family protein — translation MSKSILTLSLFASLSFSLLCSAEPQVSVVGLFSGKAVVNIDGKRYILKQGKTGPKGIKLISANASEAVLEINGKARTFGLSRDYSRQYSAPKKVTVTLNRSSDGHYYAYGAINGVPTKFLVDTGATSVAMNSIVAKAAGVDYIASGTPINTATASDIVKTFKVNLQSVSIGGIKVNNVEAGVHEGRMPDITLLGMSFLRHVKMTEEGNVLTLEQKY, via the coding sequence ATGAGCAAAAGTATTCTAACCCTAAGCTTGTTTGCTAGCTTAAGCTTCTCATTGCTCTGCTCTGCAGAACCACAAGTTAGTGTGGTGGGGTTGTTTAGTGGTAAAGCCGTCGTCAATATTGATGGTAAACGGTATATATTAAAGCAGGGTAAAACCGGGCCGAAAGGCATTAAACTGATCAGCGCCAATGCATCAGAAGCTGTGCTGGAAATAAATGGTAAAGCCCGCACCTTTGGCTTGTCCCGTGACTATAGCCGTCAGTATTCTGCACCCAAAAAAGTAACAGTTACCCTTAACCGCTCCTCAGATGGTCACTATTATGCTTATGGTGCTATCAATGGGGTGCCAACAAAGTTTCTAGTTGATACTGGTGCTACTTCTGTTGCAATGAACTCGATAGTGGCCAAGGCTGCAGGGGTTGATTATATTGCCAGCGGTACTCCAATTAATACGGCAACTGCCAGTGATATAGTCAAAACCTTTAAAGTTAATTTGCAGTCAGTCAGTATTGGCGGTATCAAGGTCAACAATGTTGAGGCGGGCGTTCATGAAGGCAGAATGCCAGATATTACCCTGTTAGGTATGAGTTTTCTTCGTCATGTCAAAATGACTGAAGAAGGTAATGTATTAACGTTAGAGCAAAAGTATTAG
- a CDS encoding phosphatidylglycerophosphatase A family protein: MSEIPKVTLASVLRNPVHCLAFGFGSGTAPKAPGTFGTLAAVPIWLLLCQLPLVWYSLIVLVAAVVGIWLCGKAAEDLKVHDHPGIVWDEMVGYWITMWAAPAGWYWPILGFALFRLFDIWKPWPISVADQKLKGGIGIMLDDLLAGFFALGVMQLAYHWVA, encoded by the coding sequence ATGTCTGAAATCCCTAAAGTAACTCTAGCGAGTGTCTTACGTAATCCTGTTCATTGCTTGGCCTTTGGCTTTGGCAGTGGAACAGCACCCAAAGCGCCAGGCACATTCGGTACCTTGGCAGCAGTTCCTATTTGGCTATTGCTGTGTCAGTTGCCACTGGTTTGGTACAGCCTGATAGTGCTGGTTGCTGCCGTCGTGGGTATATGGCTGTGTGGTAAGGCAGCAGAAGACCTTAAAGTGCATGATCATCCAGGCATTGTTTGGGATGAAATGGTGGGCTACTGGATTACTATGTGGGCTGCTCCTGCTGGGTGGTACTGGCCAATTTTAGGTTTTGCTTTGTTTAGGTTGTTTGATATCTGGAAGCCCTGGCCAATTTCAGTGGCTGATCAAAAGCTTAAAGGTGGTATTGGGATTATGCTGGATGATTTATTGGCTGGTTTTTTTGCTCTGGGAGTGATGCAGCTGGCTTATCATTGGGTCGCCTAA
- the thiL gene encoding thiamine-phosphate kinase, translating to MSEFQLIANYFNQPSLTSVGESPAELGIGDDCALLSIPDQQQLAVSIDTLVADVHFPAEAAAEQIGYRALAVSVSDLAAMGATPSWFTLALTLPEANESWLAEFAKGLSCAANQFGIRLIGGDTTKGPLTISIQVQGIVSARQTMLRSNAKVGDHIYVSGTLGDAAAALDYVIPQPMLSANDTPTIAFLYQRYFQPEPRLLLGKQLATLGVNCAIDISDGLLADLGHILEASAKAEQPLGAQIDLTALPISQALVSQTNKAQATHLALTGGDDYELCFTASTELAQQLSPLVEAGEITLIGNITTQPGIVDNQGQSIMVTHSGYQHF from the coding sequence TTGAGCGAATTTCAACTCATTGCTAATTATTTTAATCAGCCATCCCTAACCTCAGTAGGTGAAAGTCCTGCAGAATTAGGGATAGGTGATGACTGTGCGCTACTCTCTATTCCTGATCAGCAACAGCTAGCTGTGTCTATTGATACGCTGGTTGCTGATGTTCACTTTCCTGCTGAAGCCGCTGCTGAACAAATTGGTTATCGTGCGCTTGCAGTCAGTGTGAGTGATTTAGCTGCAATGGGGGCGACCCCTAGCTGGTTTACCCTTGCCTTGACCCTACCTGAAGCTAATGAAAGCTGGTTGGCTGAGTTTGCAAAGGGCCTTAGCTGTGCAGCAAATCAATTTGGTATCAGGCTGATAGGTGGTGATACTACTAAAGGGCCTTTGACGATTTCTATTCAGGTACAAGGAATCGTAAGCGCCAGGCAAACCATGCTGCGCAGTAATGCGAAGGTGGGTGATCATATTTATGTGTCAGGTACCTTGGGTGATGCAGCAGCAGCACTTGACTATGTTATTCCCCAACCCATGCTGTCAGCCAACGATACCCCTACGATTGCTTTTTTGTATCAGCGCTACTTTCAGCCGGAACCGCGCCTGCTACTAGGTAAGCAGCTAGCAACACTAGGTGTAAACTGTGCTATTGATATTTCTGATGGGCTTCTGGCTGATTTAGGTCATATCCTGGAAGCAAGTGCTAAGGCAGAACAGCCTTTGGGAGCGCAAATAGACCTTACCGCTTTACCTATTTCGCAAGCATTAGTAAGCCAAACCAATAAAGCCCAAGCAACTCATTTAGCCTTAACCGGGGGTGATGATTATGAGCTGTGTTTTACAGCATCTACTGAGCTTGCCCAACAGCTTTCTCCTTTAGTTGAGGCTGGCGAAATTACCCTTATTGGTAACATTACCACCCAACCAGGCATAGTTGATAACCAAGGTCAGTCAATTATGGTTACTCACTCTGGCTATCAACATTTTTAG
- the nusB gene encoding transcription antitermination factor NusB, which translates to MSDAVSHPTGDKPKPSARRKARQFALQALYQWHMAGGNVAAIEAQFRTDNDMKKVDLSYFHDLLHGVARDLADIQQAIEPYLDRDLKELDPIELTTLRIGAFELLKRIDVPYKVVINESIELAKRFGAEESHRYVNGVLDKVAARARYQEVNSHRLKP; encoded by the coding sequence GTGAGCGACGCAGTATCACACCCTACTGGGGATAAACCCAAACCTTCAGCTCGCCGTAAGGCCCGTCAGTTTGCGCTGCAAGCACTTTATCAATGGCATATGGCTGGTGGTAATGTGGCAGCAATTGAAGCGCAGTTTCGTACTGATAATGACATGAAAAAAGTGGATCTCAGTTATTTTCATGACTTGCTTCATGGTGTGGCTCGTGATCTGGCTGATATCCAACAAGCGATCGAGCCTTATCTGGACCGCGACTTAAAAGAGCTTGATCCTATTGAGTTGACTACTTTGCGTATAGGAGCTTTTGAGCTACTAAAGCGAATTGACGTTCCCTATAAAGTAGTAATCAATGAGTCAATTGAGCTGGCTAAACGGTTTGGTGCTGAAGAAAGTCACCGGTATGTTAATGGGGTGCTGGATAAAGTCGCTGCTAGAGCCCGTTATCAGGAAGTCAATAGCCACCGGCTGAAGCCATAG
- the ribH gene encoding 6,7-dimethyl-8-ribityllumazine synthase — protein MSEINTVEGFLTPNDGKYAIVVARWNGFVVESLLQGAIDALIRHGIDRDNITIVRCPGAFEIPLTVKKVAKQGQYDAIIALGAVIRGGTPHFEYVAGECTKGLSTISLDHELPISFGVLTVDTIEQAIERSGTKAGNKGEEAALSALEMVSLLSNLEA, from the coding sequence ATGTCAGAAATTAACACAGTAGAAGGCTTCTTAACCCCCAACGATGGTAAGTATGCCATTGTAGTTGCTCGCTGGAATGGCTTTGTGGTTGAGAGCTTGCTGCAAGGGGCTATTGATGCACTGATTAGGCATGGCATTGACCGGGATAATATCACGATTGTTCGTTGCCCAGGTGCTTTTGAAATCCCCCTTACTGTAAAGAAAGTTGCCAAGCAAGGGCAGTATGATGCCATTATTGCTTTAGGCGCAGTGATTCGTGGTGGTACCCCTCACTTTGAGTATGTGGCTGGCGAGTGTACCAAAGGGCTAAGCACCATTTCTTTGGACCACGAACTACCCATTAGCTTTGGTGTGCTGACAGTAGACACTATTGAGCAGGCGATCGAGCGTTCTGGTACTAAAGCGGGTAACAAAGGTGAAGAAGCGGCTTTGTCAGCGCTGGAAATGGTAAGTTTGTTAAGTAATTTAGAGGCTTAA
- the ribBA gene encoding bifunctional 3,4-dihydroxy-2-butanone-4-phosphate synthase/GTP cyclohydrolase II, with amino-acid sequence MQLNAIEEIIEDIRQGKMVILMDDEDRENEGDLIIAAEKVTPEAVNFMASKARGLICLTLTGERCDYLGLPSMVQGKNGGQYGTPFTVSIEAAHGVTTGISAADRAKTIQVAVAPDSKPDDIVQPGHIFPLRAQPGGVLSRAGHTEAGCDLARLAGLTPAAAIVEIMNEDGTMARRPDLETFAETHGLKIGTIADLIHYRILNERTVTKVDQQTLATEFGEFELTAFKDSIQGNTHIALALGEINADEPTLVRVHVTDPIRDLLAAQPPQHTSWSIQKALKKVADEGKGVVVLLNPTASLDFEGSMNRFFHPEHSQRTPGQSGSGAYLMVGTGSQILRELGVGKMKLLSSPMKFGAISGFELEICEYIPFEEA; translated from the coding sequence ATGCAGCTAAATGCCATTGAGGAAATAATCGAAGATATTCGTCAGGGTAAGATGGTTATCTTGATGGATGATGAAGACCGAGAAAATGAAGGTGACTTGATTATTGCCGCTGAAAAAGTGACACCAGAAGCCGTTAACTTTATGGCCAGTAAGGCTCGAGGGCTGATTTGTTTAACTTTGACAGGCGAGCGTTGTGATTATTTAGGTTTGCCTTCCATGGTGCAGGGCAAAAATGGTGGTCAATATGGCACACCATTTACCGTTTCAATTGAAGCAGCTCATGGAGTAACGACTGGTATTTCTGCTGCAGATAGAGCAAAAACAATTCAAGTGGCTGTGGCACCTGATAGCAAACCTGATGATATTGTTCAGCCTGGCCATATTTTTCCTCTGAGAGCACAACCGGGTGGCGTGTTGAGTAGAGCGGGCCATACAGAAGCTGGTTGTGATCTGGCCAGACTAGCAGGATTAACACCTGCTGCAGCTATTGTGGAAATTATGAACGAAGATGGTACTATGGCCCGCCGGCCAGACCTGGAAACATTTGCGGAGACGCATGGGCTGAAAATCGGTACCATTGCTGACCTGATTCACTATCGGATATTAAACGAAAGAACTGTTACCAAAGTGGATCAGCAAACCTTAGCAACTGAATTTGGTGAGTTTGAGTTAACTGCGTTTAAAGACTCTATTCAAGGTAATACCCATATTGCGTTGGCGCTTGGTGAAATTAACGCAGATGAGCCGACGCTGGTCAGGGTGCATGTCACTGACCCGATTCGTGATTTGCTGGCAGCGCAGCCTCCTCAGCACACAAGCTGGAGTATTCAAAAAGCGCTTAAAAAAGTGGCAGATGAAGGTAAAGGGGTTGTGGTGTTGTTGAACCCGACAGCCTCACTCGACTTTGAAGGTAGCATGAACCGGTTTTTTCACCCGGAGCATAGCCAGCGAACACCAGGTCAGTCCGGTTCAGGAGCTTACTTAATGGTTGGTACCGGCTCGCAAATTCTTAGAGAGCTAGGGGTAGGTAAAATGAAACTGCTTAGCTCACCAATGAAATTTGGTGCTATTTCCGGGTTTGAATTAGAAATCTGCGAATATATCCCGTTTGAAGAGGCATAG